The stretch of DNA TAAAGCTATTTGTACTAAATATACGAGCCGTTCATAAAGTTAGAACCTCCCGTGTCAACTTCTTGATGGCAATAAAGCAAAAAAAAGAACCGCTTAAGAATTTAAGCGGATCGTTTCGACATGTAGCTCCGTATTCTCAAGCCAGTCCGACGCAATCTGATAGAACAGCTCCTTGGATCCTGTTGTGAAAAACCTATGCGACAGAGGCTGGGCCTTGTCGGATTGCATATGCTGATAGTCCAGGATCGCGCTTACCTCGCGGGCTGTTTCTTCACCTGAGCTGATAATCTGCACCTGCTCGCCAAGCGTATTAGCGATAACAGGCTCAAGCACTGGGTAGTGGGTACATCCTAATATCACCGTATCGATTGATTTGCTTTTCAACGGCTTCAGCGTTTCTGCTACGATTTTTTTGGCCATAGCTCCCCGGTATTCTCCGCTTTCCACGAGCGGAACAAATTTAGGGCACGCAAGCGGCGTGACCTTCACTTCCTGATGGATCGCCTTCAAGGCCGCTTCATAGGCGCCGCTTTGAATCGTGACGATCGTACCAAGCACAGCGATATCATAGTTTTTCGTTTGCTTTATAG from Bacillus xiapuensis encodes:
- the racE gene encoding glutamate racemase, which encodes MNRPIGVIDSGVGGLTVAKEMMRQLPKETIYYVGDTARCPYGPRPAKEVRAFTWEMTRFLLEKKIKMLVIACNTATAVVLEDIRSQVDIPVVGVIRPGARAAIKQTKNYDIAVLGTIVTIQSGAYEAALKAIHQEVKVTPLACPKFVPLVESGEYRGAMAKKIVAETLKPLKSKSIDTVILGCTHYPVLEPVIANTLGEQVQIISSGEETAREVSAILDYQHMQSDKAQPLSHRFFTTGSKELFYQIASDWLENTELHVETIRLNS